Proteins encoded in a region of the Pieris brassicae chromosome 3, ilPieBrab1.1, whole genome shotgun sequence genome:
- the LOC123707076 gene encoding uncharacterized protein LOC123707076, translated as MYHKVRRKMYYILGAILFLLGLSFALPIALDIPESSKNDIDNDIIDFDEEYSMKYNKQYGILPWNSAEFNKESYKYVIDNATKDYDEKSKTEHPTTTGKDELNVIPLELISTTESSRDEITTEDLTVIPLSSTEKTSVLFNETEIIVVSTEKSDDFNSTTDFYELTTSDIPVINDSLSLNNNAVEITTEFTPTNFTTEFIKESITITTNTASLNNSKTRQTNFTETSNATITDRDIESAEILDVPLFTELDTEEQEVPEDYYDNKDIVPTPTPKTDALSVIFGFAGSVVEGVVDSVAERIFPKTLYDLLKRMQKQNEALEAERLRSREENGGIGQFTRGVIKSISNGLTRPLSQLMAGARDIGSLDSDRGFVSSLASGVTSVADAANSMLDTFKDRVQAIYPGTLWCGDGHSAQARSSDLGLFFFTDTCCRQHDSCKLYIPAGETKFGLTNTGLFTRSHCSCDAKFRECLKKTNSLVSSQIGLTYFNVLGPQCFRRAHPIVKCVRRTRLTGQKCEEYELDYTKPKMWQWFDNESY; from the exons ATGTACCACAAGGTGAGGCGAAAAATGTACTACATTTTGGGagccattttatttttattaggacTATCATTCGCTCTGCCGATAGCTTTAGACATACCAGAGTCTTCGAAAAATGATATTGATAATGATATCATTGATTTCGATGAAGAATAttctatgaaatataataaacaatatggTATTTTGCCATGGAATTCTGCTGAGTTTAATAAAGAGTCGTATAAATATGTCATAGACAATGCGACTAAAGATTACGATGAAAAAAGTAAAACGGAACATCCAACCACAACAGGAAAGGatgaattaaatgttatacCATTAGAACTAATTAGTACTACTGAAAGTTCAAGAGACGAAATAACAACGGAAGACTTGACCGTAATACCTTTATCATCTACTGAAAAAactagtgttttatttaatgaaactgAAATTATAGTTGTATCAACAGAAAAGTCCGATGATTTCAATTCCACAACAGACTTTTATGAATTGACTACAAGTGATATACCAGTTATAAATGatagtttaagtttaaataataatgctgTAGAAATAACCACCGAATTTACACCGACCAATTTTACCACAGAGTTTATTAAAGAATCAATTACAATAACGACAAATACAGcatcattaaataattccaAAACTAGACAAACAAATTTCACTGAAACAAGTAATGCAACAATCACTGATAGAGATATAGAAAGTGCAGAAATACTGGATGTTCCCCTGTTCACGGAATTAGATACCGAAGAACAGGAAGTGCCAGAAGATTACTATGACAATAAAGATATTGTGCCAACTCCAACGCCTAAGACTGATGCACTTTCAGTAATCTTTGGCTTTGCTGGTAGCGTTGTAGAAGGTGTTGTTGATAGTGTGGCGGAACGAATTTTCCCCAAGACTTTATATGATCTGTTAAAGCGAATGCAGAAACAGAATGAAGCGCTAGAAGCAGAAAGATTAAGAAGTAGAGAGGAGAATGGTGGAATTG GTCAATTTACACGGGGCGTCATTAAATCCATATCCAATGGTCTCACTAGGCCGTTGAGTCAGCTAATGGCAGGTGCCAGAGACATAGGGTCTTTGGATAGTGATCGTGGCTTCGTCAGTAGTCTAGCATCTGGTGTCACCAGCGTGGCAGATGCTGCTAATTCTATGCTTGATACGTTCAAGGATCGAGTACAAGCTATTTATCCag GGACTCTTTGGTGCGGAGACGGCCACTCAGCCCAGGCTAGGTCCAGTGATTTGGGGCTCTTCTTCTTCACGGATACCTGCTGTAGACAGCATGATTCCTGTAAGCTATACATTCCAGCGGGAGAGACGAAATTTGGATTGACTAATACTGGTCTATTTACGAG ATCGCACTGCAGCTGCGACGCCAAGTTCCGGGAATGCCTAAAAAAGACCAACTCGCTCGTTTCTTCTCAGATTGGACTAACTTATTTCAACGTGCTTGGCCCACAATGCTTCAGACGAGCACATCCCATCGTTAAATGTGTGAGAAGGACCAG ATTGACCGGCCAAAAGTGTGAAGAATATG